The following coding sequences are from one Betaproteobacteria bacterium window:
- a CDS encoding DUF2065 domain-containing protein, whose amino-acid sequence MSSTLLLAFALMLVLEGVMPFIAPRAWRETFIRLTRMNDGQIRFIGLTSMVVGLVLIVLFQ is encoded by the coding sequence ATGAGCTCCACGCTGCTGCTGGCTTTCGCCCTCATGCTGGTGCTCGAAGGCGTGATGCCCTTCATCGCTCCCCGGGCCTGGCGTGAAACCTTCATTCGCCTGACCCGCATGAACGACGGCCAGATTCGTTTTATCGGCCTCACGTCCATGGTCGTCGGCCTCGTCCTCATCGTCCTCTTCCAATGA
- a CDS encoding ATP phosphoribosyltransferase regulatory subunit → MNWLLPEYLADALPAEALALEAARRRLLDHFRGRGYQLVMPPTLEYLESLLTGAGQDLKLKTFKLVDQLSGRTLGVRADITPQVARIDAHLLNHAGVTRLCYCGSVVHTLPASVVASREPFQVGAELYGYAGIAADLEIVRLMASALDGIGVPAARIDLGHVGIFRALAEAAGLAPEAEDALLGLLQKKDVPGLEDACADLADPYRSAFLRLPELYGGTETLARAAAQLPAVPAIAAALAALTHLVQGAPELAFSVDLADLRGYHYHNGVVFAAYGKGYPAALAQGGRYDGAGRAFGRARPATGFSLDLREVVRLAPGVAGPGAVLAPHGEGDDDLARVVAALRAQGEAVVELLPGETACEAPRCDRKLVRVGGAWIIEAINED, encoded by the coding sequence ATGAACTGGCTGCTCCCTGAATACCTCGCCGACGCCTTGCCTGCCGAGGCCCTGGCCCTGGAGGCTGCCCGCCGCCGTCTGCTCGACCACTTCCGTGGCCGTGGCTACCAGTTGGTCATGCCCCCCACCCTGGAGTACCTCGAATCCCTGCTCACCGGGGCGGGCCAGGATCTGAAACTCAAGACCTTCAAGCTGGTGGACCAGCTTTCCGGTCGCACCCTGGGCGTCCGGGCCGACATCACGCCCCAGGTTGCCCGCATCGACGCCCACCTGCTCAACCATGCCGGCGTGACCCGGCTGTGCTACTGCGGCAGCGTCGTGCATACCCTGCCGGCGAGCGTGGTGGCCAGCCGCGAGCCCTTCCAGGTGGGCGCCGAACTCTACGGCTATGCCGGAATCGCCGCCGACCTTGAAATCGTCCGCCTCATGGCTTCGGCCCTGGATGGCATCGGCGTCCCCGCTGCGCGCATCGACCTGGGCCATGTGGGAATTTTCCGCGCCCTGGCAGAAGCCGCCGGGCTGGCCCCCGAGGCGGAGGATGCCCTCCTGGGGTTGCTGCAGAAGAAGGACGTGCCCGGCCTGGAAGATGCCTGCGCCGACCTGGCGGACCCTTACCGCAGCGCCTTCCTGCGCCTGCCGGAACTCTACGGCGGAACTGAAACCCTCGCCCGGGCGGCGGCCCAATTGCCCGCCGTCCCCGCCATCGCTGCCGCTCTGGCGGCCCTGACCCACCTGGTGCAGGGGGCGCCGGAGCTGGCTTTTTCGGTGGATCTCGCCGACCTGCGCGGTTACCACTATCACAACGGTGTCGTCTTTGCCGCCTACGGCAAGGGGTACCCCGCGGCGCTCGCCCAGGGCGGACGTTACGACGGCGCCGGAAGAGCCTTCGGGCGTGCCCGGCCGGCCACCGGTTTTTCCCTCGACCTGCGCGAAGTCGTCCGGCTCGCCCCCGGGGTGGCGGGACCAGGGGCCGTCCTCGCGCCGCACGGCGAAGGGGACGACGATCTGGCGCGGGTGGTGGCAGCCTTGCGTGCCCAGGGCGAAGCGGTGGTCGAATTGCTGCCCGGCGAGACCGCCTGCGAAGCGCCGCGCTGCGACCGCAAACTGGTCCGTGTCGGTGGCGCCTGGATCATTGAAGCAATCAACGAGGATTAA